A genomic region of Candidatus Pseudomonas phytovorans contains the following coding sequences:
- a CDS encoding LON peptidase substrate-binding domain-containing protein has protein sequence MTLPLFPLNTVLFPGCFLDLQIFEARYLDMIGRCMKQGEGFGVVCILEGEQVGKAPPMVASIGCEAVIRDFVQQDNGLLGIRVEGVRRFNLGSTEVQKDQLLVGQVQWLPEQADSPLLEADDDLLALLVALGEHPMVEALDMPRPVDGRQALANQLAYLLPFMEEDKLDLLTLDSPQQRLGEIQRLLERIQGELFA, from the coding sequence ATGACACTACCGCTGTTTCCGCTCAATACCGTGCTGTTTCCTGGCTGCTTTCTCGATCTGCAGATTTTCGAGGCGCGCTACCTGGACATGATCGGGCGCTGCATGAAGCAGGGTGAAGGCTTTGGGGTGGTCTGCATCCTGGAGGGCGAGCAGGTTGGCAAGGCGCCACCGATGGTCGCCTCGATCGGCTGTGAAGCGGTGATTCGCGACTTTGTGCAGCAGGATAATGGCTTGCTGGGCATTCGCGTAGAAGGTGTGCGGCGCTTCAATCTGGGCAGTACCGAGGTGCAGAAGGACCAGTTGCTGGTGGGGCAGGTGCAATGGTTGCCGGAGCAGGCGGACAGCCCGTTGCTTGAAGCAGATGATGACTTGTTGGCGTTGCTGGTGGCCTTGGGCGAACACCCAATGGTCGAGGCGCTGGACATGCCGCGCCCGGTGGACGGGCGCCAGGCGCTGGCCAACCAGCTGGCGTATCTGCTGCCGTTCATGGAAGAAGACAAGCTGGACCTGCTGACCCTCGACTCGCCGCAGCAGCGGCTGGGCGAGATCCAGAGGCTGCTGGAGCGGATTCAGGGCGAGCTGTTCGCCTGA
- a CDS encoding LrgB family protein, whose protein sequence is MMPDWQGALNAVVHHPLFGIGITLGAYQVVLAAYEKTRWIFLQPVLVSMLLVIGVLLLCGIEYSEYRKSTEIMNILLGPATVALAVPLYLNLRRIRQLFWPTFTTLVIGGLFATLCCLLLGWWFGAEHMILMTMAPKSVTSPIAMLVAEQIGGVAALAAVFVLITGVIGAIFGPALLSRFGVHSPEARGMSLGVTAHAVGTSVALQESDECGAFAALAMSLMGVATAVFLPLAVSLVA, encoded by the coding sequence ATGATGCCCGACTGGCAAGGCGCGCTGAATGCAGTCGTGCACCACCCTTTGTTCGGTATCGGTATCACGCTGGGTGCCTACCAGGTGGTGCTGGCGGCCTACGAGAAAACCCGCTGGATCTTCCTGCAGCCGGTATTGGTGTCGATGTTGCTGGTAATCGGCGTGTTGCTGCTGTGCGGCATCGAATACAGCGAGTACCGCAAGAGCACCGAAATCATGAATATCCTGCTGGGCCCCGCCACCGTGGCGCTGGCCGTGCCGCTGTATCTCAACCTGCGGCGTATCCGGCAGCTGTTCTGGCCCACATTTACTACGCTGGTTATCGGGGGGCTGTTCGCTACGCTCTGCTGCCTGTTGCTAGGCTGGTGGTTCGGTGCAGAACACATGATCCTGATGACCATGGCACCCAAGTCGGTGACCTCGCCAATCGCCATGCTGGTGGCCGAGCAGATTGGCGGTGTGGCGGCCCTGGCGGCAGTATTCGTACTGATCACCGGGGTGATCGGCGCGATCTTCGGCCCGGCGCTGCTGAGCCGTTTCGGCGTGCACAGCCCTGAGGCGCGCGGCATGTCGCTGGGCGTCACCGCGCATGCGGTGGGTACTTCGGTCGCCTTGCAGGAAAGTGATGAATGCGGCGCTTTTGCCGCACTGGCGATGAGCTTGATGGGGGTAGCCACGGCGGTGTTCCTGCCGCTGGCGGTCAGCCTGGTGGCTTGA